In one window of Armatimonadota bacterium DNA:
- a CDS encoding VCBS repeat-containing protein, with the protein MMRTPLTSLLAAVIVVACIAVAPSAGALELETLWRVAPKGTVRSSPTLWSHESERGVVVTTEGGAVTLYGADGKIRWSYDREDAMYHGAAAVADLDLDGAPETIAVATSGDAVCLDAAGKPRWAWRLRGGFDWCSPLIADLHGDQRLEVALPDALGYVSVLDCEGRLLWRFEAPAGIPSPLAEADLDGDGRSDLLVPYDDGALYALASGGRALWLHRQPGTDLYCAPTIADLDGDGRYEVLQGYGSGRVVCLDGAAGTVEWAAETGSGIDSAVSVADLDADGTLEIFVGHHEDGLMCLSSTGEVVFQETRDLGQSGFAGVISAAAVADVDGDGRPEIVYGYRHGPLVVLDSRGAVVAEAPQGEGTNATPVIADLDGDGRLEIVIASIREVVCLTAGGSGRVQWASFRNTPQVAGVAPMTRAARAARREESAGVVRGEGPALAFSGFDGDQSVLVVGPVKSPGLAWAQVRRPDGVTYSGAQRLRAGESLTVRFEPYAAGRYTAQARVASRGRTRANEISKAMAPFPEHTRVAREAVGAAWESLERLDLAPASAGAGLLARLSLLEGMAARVEQAARVKGPQAARELSPQAEKLVRQSRHLEQLAKIVADHTPGFPALVWQANPWLPFDEAALPASDTAAAVDIPPLYQDERRPVALNLLNVSERTLPVRVEPEDLTRGDETLPWQGRLEILVLRSVGSRSGAEVWDPLPKLGPDRLIEIPSLEARQLWLILDTAALEPGRYALPLNLVTTEQRRREKRIALEFEVMPLSLKDGRQLRLCNWGYFYQPGNYLSRCQDEAVADLVKHGTNVFVLVGSATPAAQFDADGNMLGEIDWSEHDRIVGMLQPHGILLYCGYQSGVRGPFRAHTPVWEKAHVTLVRELVEHLAEMGIGYDDFALYPVDEPGLTEGNVQEYLRMAQAGKRADPRVKVYTDPVGRMTLDKLREAAPYTDIWCPGTGWAIDEPERVEFMLSTGNPVWSYSCGDRVKTVSPTDYYRKPSWYAFRYGLTGVGFWTYCTTQYQPWRGDEEGEGEYVLVYPGDEPVSSKRWEAAAMGIQDYAALDLLRQAIESANGTVEDAVIAQAERARDEAVNRVVEAEAEEAAARAVAAKRGEIAAWTLRLHRAADSQ; encoded by the coding sequence ATGATGCGCACACCTCTGACATCGCTGTTGGCTGCCGTCATCGTCGTCGCGTGCATCGCCGTCGCACCGTCGGCAGGCGCGCTTGAACTGGAGACGCTGTGGCGCGTGGCTCCCAAGGGCACCGTCCGCTCGTCGCCCACCCTATGGTCACACGAATCGGAGCGAGGGGTGGTGGTGACCACCGAGGGCGGAGCTGTAACGCTGTATGGCGCCGACGGCAAGATCCGGTGGAGCTATGATCGAGAGGACGCAATGTATCACGGGGCGGCCGCGGTGGCGGACCTCGACCTGGACGGCGCACCGGAGACGATCGCCGTCGCCACGAGCGGCGACGCCGTCTGCCTCGACGCCGCGGGCAAGCCGCGCTGGGCCTGGCGGCTTCGCGGCGGCTTCGACTGGTGCAGCCCGCTGATCGCCGACCTGCACGGCGACCAACGGCTCGAGGTCGCCCTTCCCGACGCGCTCGGATACGTCAGCGTGCTGGATTGCGAGGGGCGCCTGCTGTGGCGGTTCGAGGCGCCGGCGGGGATACCAAGTCCCTTGGCCGAGGCGGATCTCGACGGCGACGGCCGCAGCGATCTGCTCGTCCCCTACGACGACGGCGCGCTGTACGCATTGGCATCGGGCGGGCGCGCGCTGTGGCTTCACCGCCAGCCGGGGACGGATCTCTACTGCGCGCCGACCATCGCGGATCTCGACGGCGATGGCCGATACGAGGTGCTGCAGGGATATGGCAGCGGCAGAGTGGTGTGCCTGGACGGTGCGGCGGGGACGGTCGAGTGGGCGGCCGAGACCGGCTCGGGCATAGACTCGGCGGTGTCGGTCGCGGATCTCGATGCGGACGGCACGTTGGAGATCTTCGTCGGCCACCACGAGGACGGCCTGATGTGCCTCAGTTCGACCGGCGAAGTGGTTTTCCAGGAGACGCGCGACCTCGGGCAGTCAGGCTTCGCGGGGGTCATCTCGGCGGCGGCGGTGGCTGATGTGGACGGCGACGGGCGACCGGAGATCGTGTATGGATATCGCCACGGCCCGCTCGTGGTGCTCGACTCCCGTGGCGCCGTTGTGGCCGAGGCGCCGCAGGGCGAGGGCACCAACGCCACCCCCGTGATTGCAGACCTCGACGGCGACGGCCGGCTTGAGATCGTCATCGCATCCATCCGAGAGGTGGTCTGCCTGACCGCGGGCGGCTCGGGACGAGTGCAGTGGGCAAGTTTCCGCAACACGCCGCAGGTGGCCGGCGTCGCGCCGATGACAAGGGCTGCGCGGGCGGCGCGCCGCGAGGAGTCTGCCGGAGTGGTACGCGGCGAGGGTCCAGCGCTGGCGTTCTCCGGCTTCGACGGCGACCAGAGCGTGCTCGTCGTCGGCCCCGTGAAGTCGCCGGGACTGGCGTGGGCGCAGGTGCGCCGTCCGGACGGGGTCACGTATTCCGGGGCACAGCGGTTGAGGGCGGGCGAGTCGTTGACCGTTCGCTTCGAGCCGTACGCCGCAGGCAGGTACACGGCGCAGGCACGCGTGGCGTCGCGCGGGCGGACACGGGCGAACGAGATCTCCAAGGCGATGGCGCCGTTCCCGGAGCACACGCGCGTTGCGCGAGAGGCGGTCGGGGCCGCGTGGGAATCGCTAGAGCGCCTCGACCTGGCACCCGCGAGCGCAGGTGCCGGGCTGCTTGCCAGGCTGTCCTTGCTCGAGGGGATGGCGGCGCGCGTCGAGCAGGCCGCTCGCGTCAAAGGCCCGCAGGCAGCGCGCGAACTGAGCCCTCAAGCCGAGAAGCTGGTTCGCCAAAGTCGCCATCTGGAGCAACTCGCGAAAATCGTTGCCGATCACACCCCCGGCTTTCCGGCCCTGGTGTGGCAGGCGAATCCGTGGCTTCCCTTCGACGAGGCGGCGCTGCCGGCCAGCGACACCGCCGCCGCCGTGGACATTCCGCCGCTGTATCAGGACGAGCGCCGACCGGTCGCGCTGAATCTGCTCAACGTGTCGGAGCGCACGCTGCCGGTGCGAGTGGAGCCGGAAGACCTGACCCGCGGAGACGAAACGCTGCCGTGGCAAGGTCGCCTGGAGATACTCGTATTGCGCTCGGTCGGGTCGCGCTCGGGCGCCGAGGTGTGGGACCCGCTCCCCAAGCTCGGTCCCGACAGGCTGATTGAGATACCAAGCCTCGAAGCGCGGCAGTTGTGGCTGATCCTCGACACCGCCGCGCTGGAACCGGGGCGATACGCTCTACCCCTGAACTTGGTGACCACCGAGCAGCGCCGCCGAGAGAAGCGCATCGCGTTGGAGTTCGAGGTGATGCCGCTGAGCCTCAAGGACGGGCGGCAACTGCGCCTCTGCAATTGGGGGTATTTCTACCAGCCCGGCAATTATCTCAGCCGCTGCCAGGACGAAGCGGTCGCGGATCTCGTCAAGCACGGCACCAACGTCTTCGTGCTGGTCGGCAGCGCGACGCCGGCGGCGCAGTTCGACGCCGACGGTAACATGCTCGGGGAGATCGACTGGTCGGAGCACGACCGCATCGTCGGGATGCTGCAGCCCCACGGGATTCTGCTCTACTGCGGGTACCAGTCGGGCGTTCGAGGGCCATTCCGCGCGCACACCCCGGTGTGGGAGAAGGCGCATGTCACGCTGGTTCGCGAGCTGGTCGAACACCTCGCCGAGATGGGCATCGGCTATGACGACTTCGCCCTCTACCCCGTTGACGAGCCGGGCTTGACGGAGGGGAACGTCCAGGAGTACCTCCGCATGGCGCAAGCCGGGAAGCGCGCCGATCCCAGGGTCAAGGTTTACACCGACCCGGTGGGGCGCATGACCCTCGACAAGCTGCGGGAGGCGGCGCCGTACACCGACATCTGGTGCCCGGGCACCGGATGGGCGATAGACGAACCCGAGCGCGTGGAGTTCATGCTCAGCACCGGCAATCCGGTGTGGTCGTATTCCTGCGGCGACCGCGTGAAGACGGTGTCGCCGACCGACTACTACCGCAAGCCGTCGTGGTACGCGTTTCGCTACGGCCTGACGGGCGTCGGTTTCTGGACCTACTGCACGACGCAGTATCAGCCCTGGCGCGGAGATGAGGAGGGGGAAGGGGAGTATGTCCTGGTCTATCCCGGCGACGAGCCGGTGTCGAGCAAGCGCTGGGAGGCGGCGGCGATGGGAATACAGGACTACGCCGCGCTCGACCTGCTGCGCCAGGCGATCGAGTCGGCAAACGGCACGGTAGAAGACGCGGTCATCGCACAGGCCGAACGCGCGCGCGACGAAGCGGTCAACCGCGTAGTCGAAGCCGAAGCGGAGGAGGCCGCGGCGCGCGCCGTCGCTGCCAAGCGCGGTGAGATTGCGGCCTGGACGCTGCGGCTGCACCGCGCAGCAGACTCCCAGTAA